From the Streptomyces nigrescens genome, one window contains:
- the acnA gene encoding aconitate hydratase AcnA, whose product MSANSFDARSTLQVGDESYEIFKLDKVEGSARLPYSLKVLLENLLRTEDGANITADHIRALGGWDSQAQPSQEIQFTPARVIMQDFTGVPCVVDLATMREAVKELGGDPAKINPLAPAELVIDHSVIADKFGTKDAFGQNVELEYGRNKERYQFLRWGQTAFDEFKVVPPGTGIVHQVNIEHLARTVMVRNGQAYPDTLVGTDSHTTMVNGLGVLGWGVGGIEAEAAMLGQPVSMLIPRVVGFKLTGELKPGTTATDLVLTITEMLRKHGVVGKFVEFYGEGVAATSLANRATIGNMSPEFGSTAAIFPIDDETIKYLKLTGRSEQQLALVEAYAKEQGLWLDPAAEPDFSEKLELDLSTVVPSIAGPKRPQDRIVLAEAATQFERDVLNYVSDADEAGQESFPASDSPAATDGVPTRPTTVTAPDGSTYEIDHGAVTVAAITSCTNTSNPYVMVAAALVAKKAVEKGLTRKPWVKTTLAPGSKVVTDYFDKAGLTPYLDKVGFNLVGYGCTTCIGNSGPLPEEVSKAVNEHDLAVTSVLSGNRNFEGRINPDVKMNYLASPPLVVAYALAGSMKVNITEDALGTDTEGNPVYLKDIWPSEAEVNDVVANAIGEDMFNKSYQDVFAGDAQWQALSIPTGNTFEWDPQSTYVRKPPYFEGMTMETTPVSDITGARVLAKLGDSVTTDHISPAGAIKADTPAGQYLTEHGVERRDFNSYGSRRGNHEVMIRGTFANIRLRNQIAPGTEGGYTRDFTQDGGPVSFIYDASQNYQAAGTPLVILAGKEYGSGSSRDWAAKGTALLGVKAVIAESYERIHRSNLIGMGVLPLQFPEGASAESLGLTGEESFSFSGVTELNDGTTPRTVKVTTDSGVEFDAVVRIDTPGEADYYRNGGIMQYVLRSLIRK is encoded by the coding sequence GTGTCGGCGAACAGCTTCGACGCCCGCAGCACGCTGCAGGTGGGCGACGAGTCGTACGAGATCTTCAAGCTGGACAAGGTCGAGGGGTCCGCCCGTCTTCCGTACAGCCTGAAGGTGCTGCTGGAGAACCTGCTCCGCACTGAGGACGGCGCGAACATCACCGCCGACCACATCCGGGCGCTCGGCGGCTGGGACTCGCAGGCCCAGCCCAGCCAGGAGATCCAGTTCACGCCGGCCCGCGTGATCATGCAGGACTTCACCGGCGTGCCCTGTGTGGTCGACCTCGCCACCATGCGTGAGGCCGTCAAGGAGCTCGGCGGCGACCCGGCGAAGATCAACCCGCTGGCGCCGGCCGAGCTGGTCATCGACCACTCCGTCATCGCCGACAAGTTCGGCACGAAGGACGCCTTCGGCCAGAACGTGGAGCTGGAGTACGGCCGCAACAAGGAGCGCTACCAGTTCCTGCGCTGGGGCCAGACCGCCTTCGACGAGTTCAAGGTCGTCCCGCCCGGCACCGGCATCGTGCACCAGGTCAACATCGAGCACCTGGCCCGTACGGTCATGGTCCGCAACGGCCAGGCCTACCCCGACACCCTCGTCGGCACCGACTCGCACACCACCATGGTCAACGGCCTCGGTGTGCTGGGCTGGGGCGTCGGCGGCATCGAGGCCGAGGCCGCGATGCTCGGCCAGCCGGTCTCCATGCTCATCCCGCGCGTCGTCGGCTTCAAGCTGACCGGTGAGCTCAAGCCCGGCACCACCGCCACCGACCTCGTGCTGACCATCACCGAGATGCTGCGCAAGCACGGCGTCGTCGGCAAGTTCGTCGAGTTCTACGGTGAGGGCGTCGCCGCCACCTCGCTGGCCAACCGCGCCACCATCGGCAACATGTCGCCGGAGTTCGGCTCCACCGCCGCGATCTTCCCGATCGACGACGAGACCATCAAGTACCTGAAGCTGACCGGCCGCAGCGAGCAGCAGCTCGCGCTCGTCGAGGCGTACGCCAAGGAGCAGGGCCTCTGGCTCGACCCGGCCGCCGAGCCCGACTTCTCCGAGAAGCTGGAGCTGGACCTGTCGACGGTCGTCCCGTCGATCGCCGGTCCCAAGCGCCCGCAGGACCGCATCGTCCTCGCCGAGGCCGCCACGCAGTTCGAGCGCGACGTCCTTAACTACGTCTCCGACGCCGACGAGGCGGGCCAGGAGTCCTTCCCGGCCTCCGACTCCCCGGCCGCCACCGACGGCGTGCCGACCCGCCCGACCACGGTCACCGCCCCCGACGGCTCGACCTACGAGATCGACCACGGTGCGGTGACGGTCGCGGCCATCACCTCCTGCACCAACACCTCGAACCCGTACGTCATGGTCGCCGCCGCGCTGGTCGCGAAGAAGGCCGTGGAGAAGGGCCTGACCCGCAAGCCGTGGGTCAAGACCACCCTCGCCCCGGGCTCGAAGGTCGTCACCGACTACTTCGACAAGGCCGGTCTGACCCCGTACCTCGACAAGGTCGGCTTCAACCTCGTCGGCTACGGCTGCACCACCTGCATCGGCAACTCCGGCCCGCTGCCGGAGGAGGTCTCCAAGGCCGTCAACGAGCACGACCTGGCCGTCACCTCGGTGCTCTCCGGCAACCGCAACTTCGAGGGCCGGATCAACCCCGACGTCAAGATGAACTACCTGGCGTCCCCGCCGCTGGTCGTCGCGTACGCCCTCGCGGGTTCCATGAAGGTGAACATCACCGAGGACGCCCTGGGCACCGACACCGAGGGCAACCCGGTCTACCTCAAGGACATCTGGCCCTCCGAGGCCGAGGTCAACGACGTCGTGGCGAACGCCATCGGCGAGGACATGTTCAACAAGTCCTACCAGGACGTCTTCGCGGGCGACGCCCAGTGGCAGGCGCTGTCGATCCCGACCGGCAACACCTTCGAGTGGGACCCGCAGTCCACCTACGTGCGCAAGCCCCCGTACTTCGAGGGCATGACGATGGAGACCACCCCGGTCTCCGACATCACCGGCGCCCGGGTGCTGGCCAAGCTGGGCGACTCGGTCACCACCGACCACATCTCCCCGGCCGGTGCGATCAAGGCCGACACCCCCGCCGGCCAGTACCTCACCGAGCACGGCGTCGAGCGTCGTGACTTCAACTCCTACGGCTCGCGCCGTGGTAACCACGAGGTCATGATCCGCGGCACCTTCGCCAACATCCGCCTGCGCAACCAGATCGCGCCGGGCACCGAGGGCGGCTACACCCGCGACTTCACCCAGGACGGCGGTCCGGTGTCGTTCATCTACGACGCCTCGCAGAACTACCAGGCCGCCGGCACCCCGCTGGTCATCCTGGCCGGCAAGGAGTACGGCTCGGGCTCGTCCCGCGACTGGGCGGCCAAGGGCACCGCGCTGCTCGGCGTCAAGGCCGTCATCGCCGAGTCCTACGAGCGCATCCACCGCTCGAACCTCATCGGCATGGGCGTCCTGCCGCTGCAGTTCCCGGAGGGCGCGTCCGCCGAGTCCCTCGGCCTGACCGGCGAGGAGAGCTTCTCCTTCTCCGGCGTGACCGAGCTGAACGACGGCACCACGCCGCGCACCGTCAAGGTGACCACGGACAGCGGTGTCGAGTTCGACGCGGTCGTCCGCATCGACACCCCCGGCGAGGCGGACTACTACCGCAACGGCGGCATCATGCAGTACGTGCTGCGCTCGCTGATCCGCAAGTAA
- a CDS encoding TetR/AcrR family transcriptional regulator — translation MRQGMAEKRAAIVRGARKVFGRDGYTRTSIDSIAKEAVVSTRTIYNHFPDGKAQLFRAVVVEGSETVVEARLDAIDRRLHKVTAADLEQDLVEFVRAWVAPLHRFSDHFAVVRQMRVESAHVPEEFLTAWRRSGPQRAAEAVAERFERLAADGLLTADDPARAARHLLLLTVAEIDDRSFHGALPLSEEAEGTIIESGVRAFLQGYAPR, via the coding sequence ATGAGGCAGGGCATGGCGGAGAAGCGGGCGGCCATCGTGCGGGGCGCGCGCAAGGTCTTCGGGCGTGACGGCTATACGCGCACGAGTATCGATTCGATCGCCAAGGAGGCCGTGGTCTCCACCCGCACGATCTACAACCACTTCCCCGACGGCAAGGCCCAGCTCTTCCGGGCCGTGGTGGTCGAGGGCTCGGAAACGGTCGTCGAGGCGCGTCTCGACGCGATCGACCGACGGCTGCACAAGGTGACCGCGGCCGACCTGGAGCAGGACCTCGTCGAGTTCGTACGGGCCTGGGTCGCCCCGTTGCACCGGTTCTCCGATCACTTCGCGGTCGTCCGGCAGATGCGGGTCGAGAGTGCCCATGTGCCGGAGGAGTTCCTCACGGCCTGGCGGCGCAGCGGACCGCAGCGAGCGGCCGAGGCGGTGGCCGAGCGGTTCGAGCGGCTGGCCGCCGACGGGCTGCTCACGGCGGACGATCCGGCGCGGGCGGCCCGCCATTTGCTGCTGCTCACGGTGGCCGAGATCGACGACCGGAGCTTCCACGGGGCGTTGCCGCTCTCGGAGGAGGCGGAGGGCACGATCATCGAGTCGGGCGTACGGGCCTTCCTGCAGGGATACGCGCCGCGGTGA
- a CDS encoding dienelactone hydrolase family protein yields MPTKTLQIPTADGRADAFAVFPDHGERHPGVLMYADAFGIRPVLREMARELAEHGYYVLIPNFFYRHGPAPLIELPEYIGEEVRPAVVDKLMPLIEAHTAERVLSDADAYLRFLTSRPEVGDGPVAVTGYCIGGLLAMRTAAAHPGLVAAVANFHGPVGADGPDSHRLLSKLTAQVHLGHAETDMTPEALGELNQALDAAGVDYTSEIYPGTLHGFTMSDTDAFNPAALQHHWDRLLPLLNRTLTNN; encoded by the coding sequence TTGCCCACCAAGACACTGCAGATTCCCACCGCGGACGGCCGGGCCGACGCCTTCGCCGTCTTCCCCGACCACGGCGAGCGGCACCCAGGGGTGCTGATGTACGCGGACGCCTTCGGCATCCGGCCCGTGCTGCGGGAGATGGCCCGCGAGCTGGCCGAGCACGGGTATTACGTACTCATCCCCAACTTCTTCTACCGGCACGGCCCGGCACCGCTGATCGAACTTCCCGAGTACATCGGAGAAGAGGTCCGGCCCGCGGTCGTCGACAAGCTGATGCCCTTGATCGAGGCACACACCGCCGAACGTGTGCTGAGCGACGCCGACGCCTACCTCAGGTTCCTCACCAGCCGGCCCGAGGTCGGCGACGGACCGGTCGCGGTGACCGGCTACTGCATAGGCGGCCTGCTGGCGATGCGCACCGCGGCGGCCCACCCCGGCCTGGTGGCGGCCGTCGCCAACTTCCACGGCCCCGTGGGCGCCGACGGGCCCGACAGCCACCGTCTCCTCTCCAAGCTCACCGCCCAGGTCCACCTCGGCCACGCCGAAACCGATATGACGCCCGAGGCCCTCGGCGAGCTCAACCAGGCCCTGGACGCGGCGGGTGTCGACTACACCTCCGAGATCTACCCAGGCACCCTCCACGGCTTCACCATGTCCGACACCGACGCCTTCAACCCCGCCGCGCTGCAGCACCACTGGGACCGCCTGCTCCCCCTCCTCAACCGCACCCTGACCAACAACTGA
- a CDS encoding HEAT repeat domain-containing protein, translating to MQKQDTDTTRALQGLEDSRSSVRLRAALAVGTTPDPRFIDKLIERCASEPEFYVREMLTWALTRHSPSMTVPELLHEVRSERAQARSQALHTLSKIGDRQAWPAITRALLSDADEEVARSAWRAAVVLVPEGEEAELAAVLTTQLGRGERETQLSLSRALIALGEVMLPALRPAMTDVAPRVRAHAIATERLLRDPDAGFEFAIEEAKRIVALGRTGQEE from the coding sequence ATGCAGAAACAGGACACGGACACGACGCGAGCTCTCCAAGGGCTGGAGGACAGCCGCTCATCGGTGCGGCTGCGGGCAGCGCTTGCGGTCGGCACGACCCCTGACCCACGGTTCATCGACAAACTCATCGAACGATGCGCCAGCGAGCCCGAGTTCTACGTGCGCGAAATGCTGACATGGGCACTCACCCGCCACTCTCCCTCAATGACGGTTCCGGAGCTTCTCCATGAAGTCCGCTCGGAGCGTGCGCAGGCACGGAGCCAGGCGTTGCACACGCTGTCCAAGATCGGGGACCGGCAGGCCTGGCCGGCGATCACCCGGGCACTGCTGTCCGACGCCGACGAGGAGGTGGCGCGGAGCGCTTGGCGGGCAGCGGTCGTGCTCGTGCCCGAAGGTGAAGAGGCCGAGTTGGCCGCAGTGTTGACGACACAGCTCGGGCGCGGCGAACGGGAGACGCAACTGAGCCTCAGCCGGGCGCTGATCGCGCTCGGAGAGGTGATGTTGCCGGCTCTGCGCCCGGCGATGACGGATGTCGCCCCTCGTGTGCGGGCACACGCGATCGCCACGGAACGGCTGTTGCGCGACCCGGATGCGGGTTTCGAGTTCGCGATCGAAGAGGCGAAGCGCATCGTGGCCCTCGGCAGGACCGGCCAGGAGGAGTGA
- a CDS encoding HEAT repeat domain-containing protein: MLIGEVARRSGVSARMLRHYDSLGLVRPTGRTDGGYREYSGEDIRRIFHIESLRSLGLSLRDVSRALDDPGFTPSELVDDLIRQTRERIAGETELLTRLRRIGTAEPDGWEDVLQIVALLQALGSKSAGTRQRAALSSVEEVGVPVEALVEAALNETDENVAGALRWALAQSGEGAAALLAEGLGSPVAEVRKRAVRSLAEMPNDEATALLQDALANPDLVVRRYAALALGARGVADAVPTLVDMVVEDSNDVDAADALSTLAGDPVLAEQIATGLIDCLARATLEPSARRRLTQALADIPGSTTSCALAELSHDEDRVVALTAAYILGIRESHRRGHHTRAKVAAGREGPAAGAAHPELGVRDTGRER; encoded by the coding sequence GTGTTGATCGGTGAGGTGGCACGACGGTCGGGGGTCAGCGCCCGCATGCTCAGGCATTACGACTCGCTCGGCCTCGTGCGGCCCACGGGACGTACCGACGGTGGCTATCGCGAGTACTCCGGCGAGGACATCCGGCGGATCTTCCATATCGAGAGCCTGCGGTCCTTGGGGCTGTCGCTGCGTGACGTCAGCCGCGCGCTCGATGATCCCGGCTTCACGCCATCGGAGCTCGTCGACGACCTCATCCGCCAGACGCGAGAACGCATCGCAGGGGAAACGGAGTTGCTCACGCGACTTCGCCGGATCGGTACCGCGGAACCCGACGGCTGGGAGGACGTCCTCCAGATCGTTGCCCTCCTCCAGGCGTTGGGGTCGAAGAGCGCCGGGACGCGCCAGCGCGCGGCCTTGTCCTCAGTGGAAGAGGTGGGGGTGCCAGTGGAGGCACTGGTCGAGGCAGCGCTGAACGAGACGGACGAGAACGTCGCCGGAGCACTTCGATGGGCTCTGGCGCAGTCGGGCGAGGGCGCAGCGGCGCTGCTGGCGGAGGGCCTCGGCTCACCGGTGGCCGAGGTACGGAAACGTGCCGTCCGCTCCCTCGCTGAGATGCCGAACGATGAGGCGACCGCGCTGCTGCAGGACGCCCTCGCGAACCCCGACCTCGTGGTCCGCAGGTATGCAGCGCTGGCGCTCGGGGCACGTGGAGTGGCCGATGCGGTCCCGACGCTCGTCGATATGGTCGTCGAGGACTCGAATGACGTCGATGCAGCCGATGCACTGAGCACGCTGGCGGGTGACCCCGTATTGGCGGAGCAGATCGCCACCGGGCTCATTGATTGCCTTGCCCGCGCCACCCTTGAACCGTCTGCGCGTCGACGGCTGACACAGGCGCTCGCGGACATCCCGGGAAGCACCACGTCATGTGCCCTCGCGGAGCTGTCCCATGACGAAGACCGTGTCGTTGCGCTGACTGCGGCCTACATTCTCGGGATACGCGAGTCTCATCGACGCGGCCACCACACACGAGCGAAGGTTGCTGCGGGTCGTGAGGGACCGGCAGCTGGCGCCGCACATCCGGAGCTTGGAGTGCGGGACACGGGACGGGAGAGGTGA
- a CDS encoding GDSL-type esterase/lipase family protein, which yields MKAVQLVGGPVELRGALDLEVTEAGVMPRRLPAWTKEQYQDPSVHGVTVMPSGVRLVFRTDARELEFEVLTSTGQLATDPRPRPTGMLELLVDGAPAGRRQAPVGNVLLMAGPGTVQRVIPGEPGTVRFAGLPAGMKQIELWLPQQTPTELVALRADGSVLAPLPDGRRRWVHHGSSISHCLEADGPTGTWPVVAAALGGVEVINLSQAGNALLDPYVARTIRDMPADLISLKAGINIVSLAAFRLRTFGPAVHGFLDTIRDGHPDTPLLLMSPVSCPALEETPGPTATGPDGKLTALGDPAEVAGGALSLTVVRAELARIVAARQTHDPHLHYLDGRELLGPDETDDLADGLHPGAAAYRRMGRRFAAHAFGDEGPFHGSGAEPG from the coding sequence ATGAAGGCGGTTCAGCTGGTGGGCGGGCCCGTGGAGTTACGGGGTGCGCTGGACCTGGAGGTCACGGAGGCGGGGGTGATGCCGCGCCGGTTGCCCGCGTGGACCAAGGAGCAGTACCAGGACCCATCGGTCCACGGGGTGACCGTGATGCCTTCGGGCGTGCGGCTGGTGTTCCGTACCGACGCGCGCGAGCTGGAGTTCGAGGTGCTGACCTCCACGGGGCAGCTCGCCACCGACCCCCGGCCCCGCCCGACCGGGATGCTGGAACTGCTGGTGGACGGCGCCCCGGCCGGGCGACGGCAAGCGCCGGTGGGCAATGTGCTGCTGATGGCGGGCCCCGGGACCGTACAGCGAGTGATCCCGGGCGAGCCGGGGACCGTACGGTTCGCCGGGCTGCCGGCCGGTATGAAGCAGATCGAGCTGTGGCTGCCGCAGCAGACCCCCACGGAGCTGGTGGCACTGCGCGCCGACGGCTCGGTGCTGGCGCCGCTGCCGGACGGGCGGCGCCGCTGGGTGCACCACGGCAGTTCCATCAGCCACTGCCTCGAGGCGGACGGCCCGACCGGCACCTGGCCGGTGGTGGCGGCCGCGCTCGGGGGCGTGGAGGTGATCAACCTCAGCCAGGCGGGCAACGCGCTGCTGGATCCCTATGTGGCCCGGACGATCCGCGATATGCCCGCCGATCTGATCAGCCTCAAGGCCGGCATCAACATCGTGAGCCTGGCCGCCTTCCGGCTGCGGACGTTCGGCCCGGCGGTACACGGATTCCTGGACACGATCCGGGACGGACACCCGGACACCCCGCTGCTCCTGATGTCCCCGGTGAGCTGTCCGGCCCTGGAGGAGACCCCCGGTCCGACCGCGACGGGCCCGGACGGGAAGCTCACCGCCCTGGGCGACCCTGCCGAGGTGGCCGGTGGGGCGTTGTCGCTGACGGTGGTCCGCGCCGAACTGGCCCGGATCGTGGCGGCCCGGCAGACACACGATCCCCACCTGCACTATCTCGACGGACGCGAACTGCTCGGCCCCGACGAGACGGATGACCTGGCCGACGGCCTGCACCCCGGCGCCGCCGCGTACCGCCGGATGGGCAGACGCTTCGCCGCCCATGCCTTCGGGGACGAGGGTCCCTTTCACGGAAGCGGAGCCGAACCCGGGTGA
- a CDS encoding DinB family protein: protein MTASGPKADLHRYLQSARDALLWKLEGLSEYDIRRPLTPTGTNLLGMVKHVASVELGYLGDTFGRPSGEPQPWLEDGAEPNADMWATADESREQMVGLYRRAWAHADATIDALALDTIGRVPWWPSDKNEVTLHHAVVRVIADTHRHAGHADVLRELMDGAVGMNKGKDDMPPVDSAWWENYRSRLERAAREADRGA from the coding sequence ATGACCGCATCGGGCCCCAAGGCCGACCTTCACCGCTACCTGCAGTCCGCCCGCGATGCCCTGCTGTGGAAGCTCGAAGGGCTTTCGGAGTACGACATCCGCCGCCCACTGACGCCGACCGGCACCAACCTCCTGGGCATGGTGAAACACGTGGCGAGTGTGGAGCTGGGCTACCTCGGCGACACCTTCGGACGGCCGTCCGGCGAGCCGCAGCCCTGGCTCGAAGACGGCGCTGAGCCGAACGCGGACATGTGGGCCACCGCCGACGAGTCACGCGAGCAGATGGTGGGGCTCTACCGCCGGGCGTGGGCACACGCGGACGCGACGATCGACGCACTGGCGCTGGACACCATCGGCAGGGTGCCGTGGTGGCCGAGCGACAAGAACGAGGTGACGTTGCATCACGCCGTGGTGCGCGTGATCGCCGATACCCACCGGCACGCGGGGCACGCCGATGTCCTCCGGGAACTCATGGACGGCGCCGTGGGGATGAACAAGGGCAAAGACGACATGCCGCCAGTCGACTCGGCGTGGTGGGAGAACTACCGCAGCCGGCTGGAGCGTGCGGCGCGGGAAGCCGACCGAGGGGCGTAA